A section of the Pristiophorus japonicus isolate sPriJap1 chromosome 4, sPriJap1.hap1, whole genome shotgun sequence genome encodes:
- the LOC139263146 gene encoding probable G-protein coupled receptor 139, with the protein MREPTTLHQIEDIYYTVLAVIGVPVNSVAILILSRGKCGLSKCITRYLVAMAVADLLVIFTDVILFTVIPFHFPGTYLDTTHAGSVLHVLLSAATDISVWFTVTFTFDRFVAICCQKLKTKYCTEQTAAVVIATVSVLFCLKNMPWYFIYEPDYIIDNIPWGYTTSPSFYTNAAWVAFNCLSIILTPFLPFVLISLLNALTVRHILVASRVRRRLLGNSNSENHNDPVMENRRKSIILLFAISGSFILLWMTNVLYFFYWRITDIYDYTGPHDPAYITQQTGYMLQLLSSCTNTCIYAVTQTKFRQQLKLAIKYPFTAIVKLVK; encoded by the exons ATGCGTGAACCAACAACACTCCATCAGATAGAAGACATTTACTACACTGTTCTTGCAGTTATTGGAGTTCCTG TTAACTCAGTGGCCATTCTGATCCTGTCCCGAGGAAAATGTGGTCTCTCCAAATGTATCAcccgttacctggtggccatggcagtggcAGATCTGCTGGTCATTTTCACTGACGTGATACTGTTTACCGTTATTCCTTTTCACTTCCCAGGTACTTACCTGGACACCACTCATGCAGGTTCTGTCTTACATGTCCTgctttctgcagccacagacatttcagtctggttcaccgtcactttcacctttgatcgatttgtcgcAATTTGTTGCCAGAAActgaaaacaaaatattgcacAGAACAAACTGCGGCTGTGGTTATAGCGACAGTGAGTGTACTGTTCTGCTTGAAAAACATGCCTTGGtactttatatatgaacctgactaTATAATTGACAATATACCCTGGGGCTACACCACATCACCCAGCTTTTACACCAATGCTGCATGGGTAGCATTTAACTGCCTCAGTATTATTTTAACCCCTTTCCTTCCATTTGTTCTGATTtcactgctcaatgctctgactgtcagacacattttagtggctaGCAGAGTCCGCAGGAGACTACTGGGCAACAGCAATAGTGAGAATCACAATGACCCagtgatggagaaccgaaggaaatccatcattttactcttcgCTATATCTGGAAGCTTTATACTGTTATGGATGACAAATGTTCTATATTTCTTTTATTGGCGAATTACTGACATTTATGATTACACAGGTCCCCATGATCCTGCATATATCACTCAACAAACTGGCTACATGTTGCAGCTTTTGAGTTCCTGCACCAACACCTGTATTTATGCAGTGACCCAGACCAAATTCAGACAGCAGTTGAAGCTTGCAATTAAATATCCATTCACTGCAATCGTTAAATTAGTTAAATAA